One segment of Yersinia kristensenii DNA contains the following:
- a CDS encoding pyridoxal-phosphate-dependent aminotransferase family protein: MSAINPNPLFSQINPPARLLMGPGPINADPRVLRAMSSQLIGQYDPAMTNYMNQVMALYRGVFCTENPWTMLIDGTSRAGIEAVLLSSIRPGDKVLVPVFGRFGHLLCEIARRCRAEVHIIEVPWGEVFTPDMIEDAIKKVRPRLLLTVQGDTSTTMLQPLAELGDICRRHQVLFYTDATASLGGNRLETDAWGLDAVSAGLQKCLGGPSGSSPVTLSPQFGEQIRRRKCIEQGIRTADHTDGDEEMIYSNYFDLGMIMDYWGPERLNHHTEATSMLFAARECARVMLEEGLDNGIARHALHGAALLAGIQGMGLAVFGDLKHRMNNVLGVVIPAGIPGEQVRQLMLNDFGIEIGTSFGPLNGKIWRIGTMGYNARKDCVMQTLVALEAVLNRLGFSTVQGAGLQAAWDVYQAEQHGAN, from the coding sequence ATGTCGGCAATAAATCCTAACCCATTGTTTAGTCAGATTAATCCGCCAGCACGGCTACTGATGGGGCCAGGGCCGATCAATGCCGATCCGCGGGTGCTGCGCGCGATGTCCAGCCAGTTGATCGGGCAATATGATCCGGCGATGACAAATTATATGAATCAGGTGATGGCGCTGTATCGCGGTGTTTTTTGCACTGAAAACCCGTGGACGATGTTGATTGATGGCACCTCCCGCGCCGGTATTGAGGCCGTTTTGCTCTCTTCTATTCGCCCTGGCGATAAAGTTCTGGTGCCGGTTTTTGGGCGTTTCGGTCATTTGTTATGTGAAATTGCCCGCCGTTGCCGCGCCGAGGTACACATTATTGAAGTGCCGTGGGGCGAAGTATTCACCCCGGATATGATCGAGGATGCCATCAAAAAAGTCCGCCCGCGCCTGTTGCTGACGGTGCAGGGCGATACCTCGACCACCATGTTGCAGCCACTGGCTGAACTGGGCGACATTTGCCGCCGCCATCAAGTGCTGTTCTATACCGATGCCACCGCGTCTTTGGGCGGTAATAGATTGGAAACCGATGCTTGGGGGTTGGATGCGGTCTCGGCTGGGTTACAAAAGTGCCTCGGTGGGCCATCGGGGAGTTCGCCAGTGACACTGAGTCCACAATTCGGCGAACAAATTCGTCGTCGTAAATGTATTGAGCAGGGGATTCGTACGGCGGATCATACTGACGGCGACGAAGAAATGATCTATTCCAATTATTTTGATTTGGGCATGATCATGGATTATTGGGGGCCGGAGCGCCTGAATCATCATACCGAGGCCACCAGTATGTTGTTTGCTGCCCGAGAGTGCGCGCGGGTGATGTTGGAAGAGGGCTTAGATAACGGCATTGCCCGCCACGCCTTGCACGGCGCGGCATTGCTGGCGGGGATTCAGGGCATGGGGCTGGCGGTGTTTGGTGATTTGAAGCACCGGATGAACAATGTGCTGGGGGTGGTTATTCCGGCGGGCATTCCCGGTGAGCAAGTGCGGCAGTTGATGCTGAATGATTTTGGTATTGAAATTGGCACTTCATTTGGGCCGCTGAATGGCAAAATTTGGCGCATTGGCACCATGGGCTATAACGCCCGCAAAGATTGTGTGATGCAAACGTTGGTGGCATTGGAAGCGGTATTGAATCGATTAGGATTTTCGACTGTTCAGGGCGCTGGGCTGCAAGCGGCGTGGGATGTTTATCAAGCTGAACAACATGGAGCCAACTGA